Genomic DNA from Marinobacter sp. LV10MA510-1:
CAGATTTTCAACGCTGAAACCGGAGTGCGACATGACGCAGAGTTTGGAGCTGTCCGGGCAGATAGAGCATATCCGCAAATTGACACCCCTGGGTGCCGCCGAAAAGCTGATCGGCCTGCCGGCGGACGACAGACTGAATGCACAGGATAGTGCCAAACCCGGGCTACCTGGTCGGCATAGTCTTTCCAGCAGAACGACTTTTCTGACCGCAGGCGCTGTTTTAGTGTTTCCAGTGCCTCAGGTTGCCCTACCACCGAGGCTGGCAGGTACACCAGGCTCTGCAACAGTTGCTGGCGAGTACTCGCCGGCAAATTGTAATCCGACTCAACATACGGTGTCGGGTTCGCAGGAACCACCGTAACGTTTTCCTGTACTTTAAGACCTGCTGGCTTTCCAAGGCTGACCGTTTTGTCCGACGCCTTGAAATCGGCAAAGCTATGTTGCCAGGCTTTTTCCCCAGGCCAGTTATACGACATGGTTCCACTCAATGGTTTGTACACAGCGGTGTAAACCGTACCGAACTGTTGTTGATAGTTGCCAGAGAGCAGGGGCGCGGCTAAGAAGGCGCTGCGAAGCTGCGGCTCCTTTATTTTTTTGCCCGCCAGCAATTCGTCCAGAAACTGTTTGCGCTCGACGGTTTTAGAAAACACCGCCTGCTGAGGCCAGGTTACTTGTGTCTGATGATTGGTAATACAGCGTTCGCGAGTAACAATCGCGGGCTGGTCAGGAACTAACATCACGGTGGCAAAATCCCCTTGCCTGTCGACCAGGGTGACGTTGTAGGCCATATGCGAAGGCACCCGTTGCAGCACCTTTATAGCCTGCCTGACGTTCCCGCAGGTCTGCAGCACATAACGCATGATAAAGGGGATGCCGAAACCCTTTCCCACCTTGTTGCTGCCGCCAAAGGTTAGCGAAGCGACAAGTCCTGACGTGTTCATGCCATCATTCAGCCCCCAAAGGCACTCATTTGTGCCGATAATCTCTTGTCCCAACCAATTCGATTGCGTCACCAGGTTCTCGGATATATCAGGGCTAAGGTCATAGTTGCGGATCAGTAGCGGTTCTTCATTGAGTAACACCGCTTGTGAACAGCTCACCAGATAGGCCGGCGGCTGGTGCCCCGTCAAAAACTGAGCCGCAACAGGGCAGTCATTACTCGCCTCCAGAAAGCGTTCGTAAAGCGGCTGCATTTCCGGCATGACTGCCAGAAGCTGACGCTGCGCCTGCCTGAGTTCAGCCGGGTTGATATCTGCACGCTTTTTCTGCCCATACCAGGCTTTGTAAGCCGGCCAGTAGTCGTTAAAAACAGCTTGCCATTGCGTATCGATCGTCTCGATTGAACGTGCGCAGAAGGTAGTCGGTAGCATGTGTTTCCCCGGATAATTGCGTTATGAGTCGGATGTCACTATGATCCATACTGTGAACAATTAGAGGGAGGATGTAAACAGTATGGTCCATATTGATTTTCAAGATCTGTCACAACGACGGGTAAAATCCACCGATATACCGGGTTTATTCAGTTTGTGGCGCATTGAGAACATCGCCACGGTTTACCGTACGGAGCGCGAATATCAAAGCGGCGGTTTCGGCAATCCAGACAAACATCCCTATGTCTGGGCCGTGGCCTTACTGGTCGACGGCCTGTGGGCGCGCGTGCACAATACCCGTGACCAGGGCAGGGAGTGGAGTAATCTGGGCCGGCTGGAAATATGGTTGCGCGAGCAGGGCATCTCGCGCTGGCAGGTTGTTAATGATTTAGAAGAAGTAGGCGGCAAAAGGATAGGTGACGCTTATTACACGCCACCAAAATAACCTTTAAAGGTGCAGGCCGCCTACAGTACTTGATTGCGCCCGGCTTCCTTGGCTTTGTAAAGTGCAGCATCTGCCTGTTTTATCAGTAATGCAGGCGACGTTTTTCTGGTCGGGGTCAGACTACAAACACCGGCGCTGATGGTAATCACCGGCGCCACATCCGAGAATTCATGAACAATTCCAAGCGCCTGAATTGCAACCCGACAGGCCTCCGCGACCGCCGCTGCATCCTCGGTGCCCGGCAGCACCAGAGCGAACTCCTCACCGCCGTAGCGTGCCGCCAGATCGGTGGGCCTCTTTACGACCTGTTGCAATACTTGCGCGACCTGCTTCAGGCACTGATCACCGAGTGGATGACCATAAGCATCATTAAATGCCTTAAAGGAATCTATATCCAGCATAACCATCGAAATTGGCTGGTTCTGGCGTAAAGCCCTGAGCCACTCCTGCTCAAGATAAAGATCAAAATGCCGGCGATTGGCAAGCTCCGTCAGGGCATCGGTCAGGGAAATCTTCTCCAGCTCGCGCTTGGTTTTGTTCAGTTCGGCATTCTGCCGCAGGCTTCGCACAGCAAAGAACACCAGCAATGCGATGAATGAAAAACCGAAACCAATGACCAATAGAGGTAGATAGCCCCGCCTAGCACTCACAAACGTCGCCCCGGGCATGGCTTGAACCACCCAATTTCGGCCCGCTACGGGCGCAAGGGGTATTTCGTGAATCAGGCTTCTCAGCCAGCGCTCATCACTGGAGCGGCCAGTGCTGTATATTACTTCTTGGGCCCCATCTGTGCGATCCACAATCTGAACCAGAATGTTGCTGTCAATCGCCGTCGGAATCGACTGCTTGACCAGTTCACCAATCCGAAAAACGCCGTTCATAAAACCATAATGGCGCACCGCCCGGTCCTCCGCAGTGGTGTCGGCTACACCGCGGTACAAAGGCGCGAAAATCAGCAAGCCCTTTTGATTGTCCTGCTCCTGCACCAGCTCGATGGCAGCCGTCGAGACCATTTTCCCGGTTTCCCTCGCGGCCAACAGGGCCTCCCGCCGTTTCTCCTCGCTCGACAAGTCAAAACCGATAGCCGGCCGATTATCCGCTATAGGCTCGATGAACTGCACAGGAGCGAGCCAGGGCAGCTCCTCAGCTGGAATTGTGCTAGCCGTTGCGGGCATCCCATGCAACGCAAACCCGGGATACCAACTCTGCTGCCGTTGCTCGAACCCGGACCGATCTTCCTGACTGACAACCGGAGACCAGGCAAACGCCTTGATGGCCGGAGAGCGTTCAAGTATCTGCCGGGTCAGCTTTTCAAAAAGCCTTGCATTCATCTCCGGCATCATGCCAACAGAGGCCTTCAAGGCGAACAGAATTTCAAGGTTCAGCAGCACTTCACGCTCAAACGCCGTCGCAAGTTGGGTAACATCCGCACGAAACTCTGCGGTGATGCTTTTGTTTTCCTCCAGGTACAAGCTACGGCTGAGGGCGGCACAAAACGCCAAACCAATTAACGCGAGCAGAATCACCACCATTGAGGGATGCCGGTTCATAGAGTCCCAGTCGCTATTTCAGCCGCTGGCTTAGCCAGTATCCCGGCCATTGCAGGGGTGAACTCATTCCCGTGTATATTCAAAGTATGAATCTCTGTTCCCTTGCGAATTTGGCAGGCAGACCTACTTCGGCGCCTACAACAACCAGTCAGGAACGTTAGCAAATGTAACAAAGTGTTACACGTTATTCTTGCGTTAGTTAACAGATCCTCATTAACGGGGCCGGGCAAAAACCTGGGTCCAGAAAGGGGAGTATTGCGAGCCCGGCGCCTCAATCCTCGCCGCGCCCATTTCGGTGAATTTGGCACTCATGATATTGGCGCAGTGTCCTGGGCTTGAGAGCCACCCATCAACCACCTCGTCAACAGAGTTCTGGCCCGCTGCGATGTTTTCACCCACCGCCGACCAGCGGTAATTTCTGTCATTTACCCGCTCGCTGATCTGAGAACCTTCAGGGCCGGTGTGGCTAAAAAATTCCAGCTCCGCCATATCTTCCGAATGGCCTCGGGCGGCCTCCTCAAGCTTGCAGCTCCAGGACAGCGGGTCTACGGCGTTAAAGTCCTCGTTGCCGCATTGCCTTGGCTGACTGCGAGCTTCATTCACGCTATTCAGCAAAGACCGATCGGTTTCGTCCATTTCGCAGTCGCCGGCCACAAGAAAACCGGGAAATCCGATAAAAATTAGCAGAGTAAGGGCGCACGATAATCGGGGACATAAGAAAGTCATCACATAGTGCGAACCCGACATGATTACCGTGGCCTGTTTCGACATCTGACTCTCCTCGCTTTTAGCGAAATTGATCCCTGCGCAGCTGATGTTTAAATCTTCTACTGTACGGCATCCTGAACAGCACAATATCCTGTGCAAGAATAATTCTATCAGAGCATCGACAATACACTTATTTCACACCAGTATTCTGTAATGTTGATAGTGTTTAGATAACGTCAGCTGTACCCATTGAATAAAGAGCGGAGTGAAGTAATGCGCTGTCGTCTCAATTCTACCGGTAACTTTGGCAAGCAGCTCAAGCGGCTGATGCAGTCAATTAACAAAGAAATCGCACTAGCGCTTCTGCACGCATGCAGGGTTCCAGAAACGGGTGTCCATGAGGCTCGAAAAAGCTGCAAAGAAGTGCGTGCTCTACTACGGCTGATTAGACCCCAGATTGGTAAAACCGAGTACAGCCGCCGGCAAGACCACTACAAAACAATTTCCGGGAAGCTTTCCGGCAGCCGAGACGCGGCGGTTCGTGTAAAAACCTGGCGGGAGCTGATAAAAGAAAACGCCGCGTTGCAGGAACAGCGATACGACGCCATTGACCGCTTCCTATCTGAACAGCAAAAACTCAATCCACTTGAGGTTAAAGGTCGCGAATTTTTCATGGAGCTGGCTCTAGAAGTAGAAGCTCAGAGCGCAGCTCCTAAAGAATGGGATCTTCCAAAGTCACTGTCGACACTTATGCCCAACCTCAAACTCATATACCAAAATGCCCGTTACGCCGAGAAAAAGGCGAATAGCTCTGACGAAATCGAAGCTTTTCACCAATTTCGAAAACGATCAAAAGACCTGTTCTACTGTTTACGCGTATTGCGCCCGATGTTGGGCAAAGGCCTGAAGTCAAAGATAAATAAGCTTGAAGTAATGACAGAACTTCAGGGCTTGGCCAATGACCAAGCCGTATTGCTCGAATACCTGGCAGATCATCGCCACGAAATTGATCTGGACGATGAACAATGGGACTTAGCCGAGGCATGTATCGTTGCGAAACTTCAGGCGCTTCAAAAGCAGACCCACAAACTGGCGAAACGCCTTCTTTCAGACTCACCAGCTTCCTTCATCAAGTCTCTATAGCTTTCAGCGTCGGGTCATCACCCCTCGCTAACAATACCCCAGGTGATGGCGATTACCCACTGCGAAAACCTGCGGCCAATAACGACTATACTGTTTGGTACACAACATCTAAAAACTGGCGAATTATCGCGGCAAAGTTTGATTTCTAAGGCCGGCAGAGGCGCAAGCAGAATCTGCAGAAATGCAATTTCTTATTAGCAAGGCTAACTCATGAAACCGTTTCGACTGAACAAACATGGAAAACTGGTGTTTCCCTCAAGTATCTTTATTGAGCTCGATTTCTCGATTATTACCGATCTTAACCAGTTGAAGGCGATCATTCGTCGCGACTTCGAAGTGAAGGCTCCGACTGGAACCGAAATCGCCGAGCGGGCGGCTGCGGGAGGCTATGCAACGCGCTATGACCTGTTGCGTGACATCGGCTTGCACCTTTTCTGGGCGAACCGTTACGCGCTGGTGATGTACGACAAGCAGCCGATGCGCTGGCGTGATGTCCCGCGCAACCGCGACGATGTCTTCGTACCTCTGTTGCAGCCCTTGGAGGGGCGGGAAGCCAGGTCCGCAGGCATCCGCGATGCCTACG
This window encodes:
- a CDS encoding CHAD domain-containing protein — encoded protein: MRCRLNSTGNFGKQLKRLMQSINKEIALALLHACRVPETGVHEARKSCKEVRALLRLIRPQIGKTEYSRRQDHYKTISGKLSGSRDAAVRVKTWRELIKENAALQEQRYDAIDRFLSEQQKLNPLEVKGREFFMELALEVEAQSAAPKEWDLPKSLSTLMPNLKLIYQNARYAEKKANSSDEIEAFHQFRKRSKDLFYCLRVLRPMLGKGLKSKINKLEVMTELQGLANDQAVLLEYLADHRHEIDLDDEQWDLAEACIVAKLQALQKQTHKLAKRLLSDSPASFIKSL
- a CDS encoding C45 family autoproteolytic acyltransferase/hydolase; protein product: MLPTTFCARSIETIDTQWQAVFNDYWPAYKAWYGQKKRADINPAELRQAQRQLLAVMPEMQPLYERFLEASNDCPVAAQFLTGHQPPAYLVSCSQAVLLNEEPLLIRNYDLSPDISENLVTQSNWLGQEIIGTNECLWGLNDGMNTSGLVASLTFGGSNKVGKGFGIPFIMRYVLQTCGNVRQAIKVLQRVPSHMAYNVTLVDRQGDFATVMLVPDQPAIVTRERCITNHQTQVTWPQQAVFSKTVERKQFLDELLAGKKIKEPQLRSAFLAAPLLSGNYQQQFGTVYTAVYKPLSGTMSYNWPGEKAWQHSFADFKASDKTVSLGKPAGLKVQENVTVVPANPTPYVESDYNLPASTRQQLLQSLVYLPASVVGQPEALETLKQRLRSEKSFCWKDYADQVARVWHYPVHSVCRPPAGRSAFRRHPGVSICGYALSARTAPNSASCRTPVSALKI
- a CDS encoding CAP domain-containing protein, producing MSKQATVIMSGSHYVMTFLCPRLSCALTLLIFIGFPGFLVAGDCEMDETDRSLLNSVNEARSQPRQCGNEDFNAVDPLSWSCKLEEAARGHSEDMAELEFFSHTGPEGSQISERVNDRNYRWSAVGENIAAGQNSVDEVVDGWLSSPGHCANIMSAKFTEMGAARIEAPGSQYSPFWTQVFARPR
- a CDS encoding diguanylate cyclase domain-containing protein, whose translation is MNRHPSMVVILLALIGLAFCAALSRSLYLEENKSITAEFRADVTQLATAFEREVLLNLEILFALKASVGMMPEMNARLFEKLTRQILERSPAIKAFAWSPVVSQEDRSGFEQRQQSWYPGFALHGMPATASTIPAEELPWLAPVQFIEPIADNRPAIGFDLSSEEKRREALLAARETGKMVSTAAIELVQEQDNQKGLLIFAPLYRGVADTTAEDRAVRHYGFMNGVFRIGELVKQSIPTAIDSNILVQIVDRTDGAQEVIYSTGRSSDERWLRSLIHEIPLAPVAGRNWVVQAMPGATFVSARRGYLPLLVIGFGFSFIALLVFFAVRSLRQNAELNKTKRELEKISLTDALTELANRRHFDLYLEQEWLRALRQNQPISMVMLDIDSFKAFNDAYGHPLGDQCLKQVAQVLQQVVKRPTDLAARYGGEEFALVLPGTEDAAAVAEACRVAIQALGIVHEFSDVAPVITISAGVCSLTPTRKTSPALLIKQADAALYKAKEAGRNQVL